The following are encoded in a window of Podospora pseudoanserina strain CBS 124.78 chromosome 6, whole genome shotgun sequence genomic DNA:
- a CDS encoding hypothetical protein (EggNog:ENOG503P04X) — translation MLVLFPLLCLVLGALGVDIPMWLDGALVDATATDDSYNTGGTISVNGWTVQVPKNMLVTFPAAYVPWKDFVAQKAAVIGYEVNVAGNIVNGVSIAAQIIVQEFAMEINQGYIEEINFDGTMKILNGPIIRINDPNAVFSVGYSSPFMVADDKSPSVSSFSGFPMCVPRSSNDTLCPSSQRPVVAGTPRRIFQAPDPLVMAPFLPGDFIMYRGFRNAQNQLICFDIVAWNVQITTTGSPAYIRVEETLVGVYTPNTNAEVAETRFIGYTSDPSVTVSISAIDIDPCTGHETYRSIGVGQARPEEGGRNKWLARIDGTTPSIYTREYRMVASSGTVVTRNGIVAGEYVAPILEWIQPELLVPGIEPIINEYAAMSHLTRGVGPDEDGNIFGPLDPFPQSGVTVFNISTCAGPVTPGEPGEGESQTANPRIDATIPISATGSQVATVPHTKRLYVRHDDTFTLRGYQDNNNMGSNDTLTWSWSVLTDQSAGTQSNLVTFTPSSDSKSISVRFANSAPTGEYVFQLAISSANHNTTGNFTYTVSVFSGPDIVSVDAVTWTSGQSGTIGVTCSSLYLVDWKVNMQVTYPGDRGTTTSAMAATPPGSGLWSFSSRRVDRPGTITCRSALNGQATRSGTTAKRAVQLKA, via the exons ATGCTTGTGCTCTTCCCACTTCTCtgcctcgtcctcggggCCTTGGGGGTTGACATCCCCATGTGGCTGGACGGAGCTCTTGTTGA tgccaccgccaccgatGATTCCTACAACACTGGAGGAACCATCTCGGTCAATGGATGGACAGTCCAGGTTCCCAAGAACATGTTGGTTACCTTTCCAGCGGCCTATGTGCCCTGGAAGGACTTTGTAGCTCAAAAGGCTGCCGTCATAGGATACGAGGTCAAT GTCGCTGGCAACATTGTGAATGGCGTCTCGATCGCAGCCCAGATTATTGTTCAGGAGTTCGCGATGGAGATCAACCAGGGCTATATTGAGGAGATCAACTTCGACGGCACCATGAAGATTCTGAACGGCCCCATCATTCGAATCAACGACCCCAATGCCGTCTTCTCAGTCGGCTATTCCTCCCCCTTTATGGTGGCCGATGACAAGAGCCCTAGCGTCAGCTCATTCTCTGGCTTCCCCATGTGTGTCCCTCGGTCGTCCAACGACACACTTTGCCCATCCTCGCAGcggcctgttgttgctggcacCCCACGCAGAATCTT TCAAGCCCCCGACCCGTTGGTCATGgctcctttccttcctggAGACTTTATCATGTACAGAGGCTTCCGCAACGCGCAGAACCAGCTCATCTGCTTCGACATTGTCGCCTGGAACGTtcagatcaccaccacaggcaGCCCAGCTTACATCAGAGTGGAAGAGACACTTGTTGGCGTGTACactcccaacaccaacgccgaGGTGGCCGAAACACGGTTCATCGGCTACACGAGTGATCCCAGCGTCACCGTCTCCATCAGCGCCATTGATATCGATCCCTGCACCGGCCATGAAACCTACAGATCTATCGGTGTTGGACAGGCCCGTCCTGAAGAGGGTGGACGCAACAAGTGGCTCGCGCGCATCGACGGGACCACCCCTTCCATCTACACGCGTGAGTACCGCATGGTTGCCTCTAGCGGGACTGTGGTCACCAGGAACGGAATTGTAGCGGGCGAGTATGTCGCTCCCATTCTCGAGTGGATTCAACCTGAGCTCCTCGTTCCCGGTATCgagcccatcatcaacgagTATGCCGCCATGTCCCATCTGACTCGTGGTGTCGGTCCCGACGAGGATGGCAACATCTTTGGTCCCCtcgaccccttcccccagtCCGGCGTCACCGTCTTCAACATTTCGACTTGTGCCGGGCCGGTCACCCCTGGAGAGCCGGGCGAGGGGGAGTCACAGACAGCCAACCCCCGTATCGATGCCACGATCCCCATCTCTGCCACCGGAAGCCAAGTTGCCACCGTTCCTCACACCAAGCGTCTCTATGTCCGTCACGATGACACCTTTACCCTTCGCGGCTACcaggacaacaacaacatgggCAGCAACGACACCCTGACCTGGAGCTGGTCCGTGTTGACCGATCAGTCTGCTGGAACCCAGTCCAACCTTGTCACTTTCACCCCTTCGTCTGACTCCAAGTCCATCTCGGTCCGCTTTGCCAACTCTGCACCCACCGGCGAGTACGTGTTCCAGCTCGCCATTTCGTCGGcaaaccacaacaccacggGTAACTTCACCTACACCGTTTCGGTGTTCTCTGGGCCGGATATCGTGTCCGTTGATGCCGTCACCTGGACGAGCGGCCAGAGTGGCACCATCGGTGTCACTTGCAGCAGTTTGTATCTAGTCGACTGGAAGGTCAACATGCAGGTAACTTATCCCGGTGACAGGGGCACCACAACCAGCGCTATGGCGGCAACTCCTCCCGGCAGTGGGTTGTggtccttctcctcgagaCGGGTTGACCGGCCTGGCACTATCACATGCAGGAGTGCACTCAACGGACAGGCAACGCGATCTGGGACCACGGCGAAGCGCGCGGTGCAGCTCAAGGCCTGA